One window from the genome of Paramisgurnus dabryanus chromosome 22, PD_genome_1.1, whole genome shotgun sequence encodes:
- the pkia gene encoding cAMP-dependent protein kinase inhibitor alpha, whose amino-acid sequence MTDVEVTYEDFIASGRTGRRNAVHDILGTSDGHDCSGLSQTLSELNISEAEESNDGENSQNSAESETKQEESKEGGM is encoded by the exons ATGACTGATGTCGAGGTGACATATGAAGACTTTATCGCCTCTGGAAGGACCGGCAGACGTAATGCTGTGCATGACATACTGGGAACCTCAGATGGTCATGATTGTAGTGGACTCTCCCAAACTCTGTCTGAGCTCAATATCAGCGAAGCAG AGGAAAGCAATGATGGAGAGAACAGCCAGAATTCGGCAGAATCTGAAACCAAGCAGGAAGAAAGCAAAGAGGGCGGCATGTAA